One Suricata suricatta isolate VVHF042 chromosome X, meerkat_22Aug2017_6uvM2_HiC, whole genome shotgun sequence genomic region harbors:
- the LOC115284317 gene encoding melanoma-associated antigen B5-like yields the protein MPRSQKSKLHTREGHRKAQGEAQPCEGAKATAAVEGESTPSSSPLCEDTAQSLPTTGSRGTSQQHGRAEPTTTTSEALSGTRSDEDSSNQDEEMDSHNETPIYVESPGEEILTRMSILLEQFLLYKYKMKQATLKPDMIKIIGPNYEEHLPELLRKAAERIEIVFGVDVQEIDSTRQLYDLICKINLPNNGRVRPGKGLPKTSLLMNILGMIFMKGNSAPEEDMWKFLSMIQVYPGRKHFIYGEPRKLITKDLVRLEYLEYRQVSNSDPPRYELLWGPKALVETTKTKILQFLSKVNDSIPTVFPFSSEEILGEQKEKAKARGATIASTTSKAHIPASVMARRDFPPLMKSHVSRPPDKKMQQQSKN from the coding sequence ATGCCTCGGAGTCAAAAGAGTAAGCTCCACACTCGTGAGGGACACCGCAAGGCACAAGGTGAGGCTCAGCCCTGTGAGGGTGCGAAGGCCACAGCAGCAGTGGAAGGGGAGtccactccctcctcctctcctctgtgtGAAGACACTGCCCAGAGTCTGCCTACTACTGGGTCCAGGGGCACTTCTCAGCAGCATGGAAGAGCAGAACCCACCACCACTACTTCTGAAGCCCTTTCTGGCACCAGATCTGATGAAGATTCCAGCAACCAAGATGAGGAAATGGACAGCCACAATGAGACCCCAATCTACGTTGAAAGCCCAGGCGAAGAAATACTGACCAGGATGTCTATCTTGCTGGAGCAGTTCCTTCTGTAcaagtataaaatgaaacaagCCACTTTGAAGCCAGACATGATCAAGATTATTGGCCCAAATTACGAAGAGCATCTTCCGGAGCTCCTCAGGAAAGCTGCTGAACGCATTGAGATTGTCTTTGGAGTCGATGTGCAGGAAATCGATTCAACTAGACAACTGTATGACCTCATCTGCAAAATCAATCTCCCCAACAATGGGAGGGTGCGTCCTGGCAAGGGGTTACCCAAGACCAGTCTCCTGATGAATATTCTGGGAATGATCTTCATGAAGGGCAACTCTGCACCTGAGGAAGACATGTGGAAATTCCTGAGTATGATTCAAGTATATCCTGGCAGGAAGCACTTCATCTATGGAGAGCCCCGGAAACTCATCACCAAAGATTTAGTCAGGCTGGAGTACCTAGAGTACCGCCAGGTGTCCAACAGTGACCCGCCACGCTATGAGCTCCTGTGGGGTCCGAAAGCCCTAGTTGAAACCACTAAGACCAAAATCCTGCAATTTTTGTCAAAAGTCAATGATAGCATCCCTACTGTTTTCCCATTCTCTTCTGAAGAGATTCTGggtgaacagaaagagaaagccaaagcCAGAGGTGCAACCATAGCTAGTACTACTTCCAAAGCCCATATCCCTGCCAGTGTCATGGCCAGGCGTGACTTCCCACCTCTGATGAAATCTCACGTTTCTAGACCTCCAGACAAGAAAATGCAACAACAGAGTAAGAATTAG